TGCCACCCAGGGCATGCCTCAGTACCAGTGTGCTTCCCCCCAAATTCTCCAGGCTGGCCGGCTGCTCTGGGAACAGGAGCTGTACTCACAGTTGGTCTATTCCACTCCTACCCCCTTCTTCCACACCTTTGCTGGAGATGTGAGTGACGACTCAACCGTTGGGCCTCAGTTGGGGTGTGGGGATGAAATGGGAAAGGTGGTGGGGGGCTGGAAGGCTACTGAGCCCAAGATGTGTGTAGGACTGCCAAGCAGGGCTGAACTTTGCAGACGAGGGCGAGGCCCAGGCCTTCCGAGCCCTGGTGCAGGAGAAGATACAAAAAAGGAATCAGAGGCAAAGTGGAGGTGAGGAGGCcttgggggaagaaaggaagtgggGCAGAAGGGTATGTAAGAGAAGCGAGCTGGAAAAACCCCTCTTGATGGTTCTGGTTCTCAGTCCACCTGTCTCTCCACAGACAGACGCCAGCTACCCTCACCCCCAGCACCAGTCAGTGAAGGTGAGTCCTCAAGTTCAAGGAGGATAAGAAGGGGCTGGTCCGGGAACCTGTGGCAGAGTTGTAATAGTTCTCTACCCATTCCATCTttccagagagaagaggagggccCCCACCCTTGCCCCCACACCCAGCCGGAGACCAAGGGGGTGAGTGCTGattcttccctgtgtctctgggtggacagatggatggggGAGTAATGAATAGATGGGTGGAGATGGGCGAGTAGTTGGGTGAGTTGGGTGAGTGCAGAGATAAGTGGGcaaatggatgggtgggtgggtggatggatagatgggtggaggATGAATTGATGGGAAGATGGAAACATAGATGTATAGATGTATAGGTGAGTGTACAGATGTATAGGTGAATGAGTATGTGGATATATGGATGGAAggacggatggacggatggatggatggttgactgactaaattaatgaatgagtgactgaacagcaaataaatgaataagtgatgTAACATTTCAATCAGTGAAGAAAGCAATGACTGACTGAATAATTTAACAAATTCTGGTCAATGAGCCAGAATTAATGAATCAATACTTAAGTGATAAGCAGgagtcaatgaataaataaatgaattggtGAAGTTAAGACTGGTTTGTGGGACCCACTCATCCACTTCTCCATAAACCCTAATTGGACCCCTCATCTACTCCCTCCATGACCATCAAACACACATGCAGATTCCCCCAACActcttcctgtcttctgcccCTACGCTTTGGTTGGTAGGTAAGTAGGTCAATGGCTCAATCACCCTATTATCCCCACAGGCCCAGCAACTGGCCCACTGTCCCTGGGGCTAGTAACAGTGGACATCCAGAACCCGGACATCACGAGTTCACGGTACCGTGGGCTCCCAGCACTTGGGCCTGGCCCAACTGATAAGAAACGCTCAGGGAAGAAGAAGATCAGCAAGGCTGATATTGGTGCACCCAGTGGATTCAAGTGAGAACCTCTCCCCACTAGTCCCACAGGTCCCTGTTGGTGGGGGGGCAGATGAAAAGTTGGACAGGAAGAGAGCTGGGTGGATGGAAGGTTGGGcagatggatgggtgagtgggtagGCAGATGAGTGGAGAGTTGGGTAGGTGCAAGGCCAGGCCTAGGGAAAGGCAAGTGAGGTTCCAAGGTTGCAAAATGTACAGAGGCAGTTACTCTAAGGGTCCCACAACTGCAATTCATGCCTCTGAGAGTAAGGAcctccttaaattttgcaccTTAGTCACCTCACTTGGTTCACCTTGGTCCTGCCCTGTGTGGACTGCCCTGTGTGGGCTGGTCCTGCCCTGTGTGGGCTGGTGGGTGAGTGAATGGGTGGGTAGATAGATAAatggttggatgaatgaatgaataaatgaatgaatgaatgaatgaatgaatgaatgagttggtTGGGGAATGAATGGATAGGTGGTTGGATAGATGGGTAAATGGGAAgtaggtggatagatggatgggtgagtggatgaGTATGTGGACAGACGAATGGATATCTGGTTGATTCACAGAGAAGGTGGATGGGGATGGATAGGTGGCCAGATATGTGGATGAATGGACAGTTCAGTGGATAAATAGAAGTGTGGTTGAATGGGTAGACAAAAGAGTGGATGGATTGAAAGGTGGGCACATGAGTGGATGGACAAAGGTATGTGAAGACAGATTGGCAGACAACTGGGTAAACAAATATATGTGGGCAGATGAgtggaaaaacaaatatacaatagACTGGTGGTCTGACAGGTGAATGCAAATGGCTAGGTGGACAAATGGATGGGTTGATGGATAGTAGAaaaagggatggatggatagatgggcaCTACAAGCTATGAACTGTTCTCATTCagtcactcatttattcacttatgacTCATCCATTAATTCTGGCCTTTCCGAGTCCctctgggcaggggagggcaagTGGGCTTCActagaaaaggagggaaggaagggcagtGGGGCTTCACTGGGATCTCCTCACCTCCCCCAGACATGTCAGCCACGTGGGGTGGGACCCCCAGAATGGATTTGACGTGAGTAATTCCAAAGACCCCTTGACCTGCTTAAATACCCACCTACCCATCCAAAGTCCCCTGGCTCAGACCTACCCACAGACCCCACCCTTTCTACACTCCTCTCAGGTCTCCCTCTGAGATGGACCCAGTGATAATCAGTGCCCCTCCCCTATCCACCTTAttcccccactcctcccctggCCTTTCTCCTCCTGGGCAGGTAAACAACCTGGACCCGGATCTGCGGAAACTGTTCTCCAAGGCAGGAATCAGTGAGGCCCAGCTCACAGATGCCGAGACCTCTAAACTTATCTATGACTTCATTGAGGACCAGGGTGGGCTGGAGGCTGTGCGGCAAGAGATGAGGCGCCAGGGtgagcacccccccccaccctccgtcTTCTCCAACCCTAGTAGCTGGTTTCTAAGAGATACACTGCTAGTCATTCAGTTCTCATGGAAACCCTTATAGTGCTTGAATCAGGAGTTGGTCAGTTGGGgtgccattttacaaatgagcaaaactgaGGCTCTGAAGATAATTATAACAATAGCTATGTTATTTTCCCCCCTCAGAGCCgcttccaccacccccaccaccatccAGAGGAGGAAACCAGGCTTCCCGGCCCCCTACTATAGGGAGCAACAAGGGTCGTTCTGGTCCACTGCCCCCTGTTCCTTTGGGAAATGCTCCACCCCCGCCAACTCCCCGGGGACCCCCACCCTCAGGCCGAGGGggccctccaccaccacccccgccagCCACTGGACGTTCTGGAccactgccccctccaccccctggagCTGGAGGGCCTCCTgtgcctccaccaccaccaccaccaccaccaccaccaccacccagctcTGAGGAGGGGCcagtccctccccctcctcctgctctggggCCTTCTGGGGGCCCGACTCCTGGTGGAGGTCGGGGGGCGCTTTTGGATCAAATCCGGCAGGGAATTCAGCTGAACAAGGTGAAGACGGGCAAGATGGAGGATTGGGGATCTGGGACTTGGGTGTGCTGGGCATGTCTGGATATTAGGGGGCCAGGGCCAAACTGATGGAGGTCCCAGGCTTTTGGGTTTCAGTGATAGGGCTGGGAggctggtggggagaggcaggctgggaACCTAGAAGGGGACTTGAGAATATGGGAGGGGAAATAatgaggaaggggcagggaggtgtGCTCCTATCATGGGCCCTGAACCCTCTATGCTGGATCCTGCTTGCTCCAGACCCCTGGGGCCCCAGAGAGCTCAGCACTGCAGCCTCCAACTCAGAGCTCAGAAGGGTTGGTGGGAGCCCTGATGCACGTGatgcagaagagaagcagagccatCCACTCCTCAGGTGAGAGCCTGCCCTTTGCCAGGACAGTGAGCCCAGTTCCTAGGGCTAGTGTTGGCCTAAGAACAACTCTACCGGTTACCATTcata
The nucleotide sequence above comes from Canis lupus dingo isolate Sandy chromosome X, ASM325472v2, whole genome shotgun sequence. Encoded proteins:
- the WAS gene encoding wiskott-Aldrich syndrome protein, with the translated sequence MSGGPVGGRSGGRGGPGVQQNIPSTLLQDHENQRLFEMLGRKCWTLATAVVQLYLALPPGAEHWTKEHCGAVCFVKDNPQKSYFIRLYGLQAGRLLWEQELYSQLVYSTPTPFFHTFAGDDCQAGLNFADEGEAQAFRALVQEKIQKRNQRQSGDRRQLPSPPAPVSEERRGGPPPLPPHPAGDQGGPATGPLSLGLVTVDIQNPDITSSRYRGLPALGPGPTDKKRSGKKKISKADIGAPSGFKHVSHVGWDPQNGFDVNNLDPDLRKLFSKAGISEAQLTDAETSKLIYDFIEDQGGLEAVRQEMRRQEPLPPPPPPSRGGNQASRPPTIGSNKGRSGPLPPVPLGNAPPPPTPRGPPPSGRGGPPPPPPPATGRSGPLPPPPPGAGGPPVPPPPPPPPPPPPPSSEEGPVPPPPPALGPSGGPTPGGGRGALLDQIRQGIQLNKTPGAPESSALQPPTQSSEGLVGALMHVMQKRSRAIHSSDEGEDQAGDEDDDDEWDD